CTTGATGTCCTCGGCGTTGACCTTGGTGTACTTCGAAATCACTTCGATCAGTTCGCGGTGCAGCGCCGGCAGGAAATCCGGACCGCCGCGTACGCCGCGCTCGTGAGCAATGATGATCTGCAGCCTTTCCTTGGCTGCACCCGCACTTTTCTGTTTCTGTGGAAACAGGAATGAAAGCAGAGCCATATCACTTTGCTCCGAACAGACGCTGCAGGAAGCCCGGTTTTTCGTAATGGGTATAGCGCAGCGGCACGTCCTGGCCGAGGAAGCGCGTGACCACGTCCTGGTAAGCCTGGGCCACGTCGGTGTCCTTGAAATGGATCGCCGGATTGCCCTGGTTCGAAGCGTGCAGGACGGCTTCCGATTCCGGGATGATGCCGATCAAGGGAATGCGCAAAATTTCCTGCACATCTTGATACGAGAGCATCTCATCGTTCTCGACGCGGCGCGGCGAGTAGCGCGTGATCAACAGGTGTTCCTTGACCGGCTCGCCACCGCTCTGGGCGCGGCGCGACTTGGCCTGCAGGATGCCGAGGATGCGGTCGGAATCGCGCACCGACGAGACTTCCGGATTGGTGACGATGATCGCTTCGTCGGCGAAGGTCAGCGCCATCAGCGCGCCGTGCTCGATACCGGCCGGCGAATCGCAGATGATGAACTCGAAGTCCATCTTGACCAGTTCGTTCAGCACGTGCTCGACGCCGTCTTCGGTCAGCGCGTCCTTGTCGCGGGTCTGCGAGGCCGGCAGAATGAACAGGTTCTCGCAGTGCTTGTCCTTGATCAGCGCCTGGGTCAGCGTCGCTTCTTTATTGATGACGTTGATCAGGTCGTACACCACGCGGCGTTCGCAGCCCATGATCAGGTCGAGGTTACGCAGGCCGACGTCGAAGTCGATCACGACGGTCTTGTGGCCGCGCAGGGCCAGGCCGGTCGAGAAGCTGGCGCTCGAGGTGGTTTTGCCCACACCGCCCTTGCCGGACGTCACAACGATAATTCGTGCCATGGAAAAAATAAATCCTTATCAGTCTCTAATCTGTGCTGGGTAAAGCTCAGTGTCTTTGTCCCGAACCCAGCGATGATATATCGATTCGGTCGCCAACCAAACGGATTTGTGCCGGCTGGCGTGACAGTTCCGCAGGGAAACCGTCGTCGAAGGTCCGGTACACGCCGGCGATCGACACCAGTTCCGGCTCCAGCGCCAGCGCGAAGATGCGCGCGCCCGCATCGCCCGACGCGCCCGCCAGCGCGCGTCCGTGCAGCGGGGCATACACGTGGATGCTGCCGTCGGCGATGATCTCGGCGCCATTGTTGACCACCGCGGTGATGATCAGGTCGGTGCCGCGCGCGTAGATGCGCTGGCCGGCGCGCACCGGGGTGTCGATGATCATGGCCTGCAGCGGGGCCGCAGCCGGCGCAGGCGCAACCGGTGCCGGCGCAGGCGCCGGTGCGGGACCAGGCTGGGGCGCGGGCGCCGGTTCGCTGGGCGGCGCCGCTTCGCGCTGGCCGCCGACGTGCGAGCCACTGCTGCCTTCGTCGAGGAACAGGCCGTGCGCGCGGATTGCCGTCTGTGCGCCAATCGGCGCGCCGCGCACCGCGACGGCGTTCAGGCGGTATTGCTTGAGCAGCCCGACCAGCGCTGGCCAATCGACCTGCGCCGCCTCGTCGGCGATCGCGGCGACGTCGATGACGGCGAATTCATCTTCGAAAAAATCCGAGACGCCCCCGGTCATCTGCTTGAGCGCGGCGTCGATGGCGATCGGGTCGGCGGAATGCAGGATGGTCGAGATGGCCACGACCGTGGAGATCTTGATTTCGATCGGAAGGGAGCTCGGGCTTTTGGGCATAGAACGGTCAGGTTGGCTTAGCCCGAGCATTCTACTGTGTTGTTACTACTAGGGAAAAGGATTTTCTGCCCGCCTGTCATAGGAGTAACGAGTGTTTCCTCGATTAAAAACTGAACAAAAAAAGATGCTCTGCAATAACACGTTTGACGGAATTGATAGTTCTGTCGGATACATAAGCTGATAAGATTGATTTTGCTCAAACATCCCCTAAGCTAGATCGTTAGCATTGTTGGCTTCCTGCGCATTCCTGTTGCGGGCGGATGGAAATCTATTCAATAAACCCCGGCCGCAGGGGCCGGGTTACCGGAGATCGAAATGGAAGACGTCGTAATCGTGGCCGCAGGCCGTACCGCAATCGGCAAATTCGGCGGCACGCTCTCTAAAATTCCGGCCACCGAACTGGGCGCGCAAGTGATCAAGCACCTGCTGGCCAAGACCGGCATCGACCCGGCGTCGGTCAGCGAAGTGATCATGGGCCAGGTGCTGACCGCCGGCGCCGGCCAGAACCCGGCGCGCCAGGCCGTGATCAAGTCCGGCATGCCCGACAGCGTCCCCGCGTCGACCCTGAACGTGGTGTGCGGCAGCGGCCTGCGCGCGACCCACCTGGCGGCCCAGGCCATCAAATGCGGCGACGCCGAGATCGTCATCGCCGGCGGCCAGGAAAACATGAGCGCATCGCCGCACGTGCTGAACGGCTCGCGCGACGGCTTCCGCATGGGCGACGCCAAGCTGACCGACACCATGATCGTCGACGGCCTGTGGGACGCCTACAACCAGTATCACATGGGCGTGACCGCCGAAAACGTCGCGCGCAAGTACGAAGTCTCGCGCCAGGAGCAGGACGAATTCGCGCTGGCCTCGCAGAACAAGGCCGAAGCCGCCATGAAGGCCGGCAAGTTCAAGGACGAGATCATCCCGATCGAGATCCCGTCCAAGAAGGGCCCGACCGTGTTCGACACCGACGAGTATCCGAAGCATGGCGCCACGCTGGAAGGCTTGTCGAGCCTGCGCCCGGCCTTCAACAAGGAAGGCAGCGTCACCGCCGGCAATGCGTCCGGCATCAACGACGGCGCCGCCGCCGTGATCATGATGTCGGCCTCGAAGGCCAGGGAACTCGGCCTGACCCCG
This genomic stretch from Massilia sp. 9096 harbors:
- the minE gene encoding cell division topological specificity factor MinE → MALLSFLFPQKQKSAGAAKERLQIIIAHERGVRGGPDFLPALHRELIEVISKYTKVNAEDIKISLDRQGNLEVLDVNVVLPDA
- the minD gene encoding septum site-determining protein MinD, which produces MARIIVVTSGKGGVGKTTSSASFSTGLALRGHKTVVIDFDVGLRNLDLIMGCERRVVYDLINVINKEATLTQALIKDKHCENLFILPASQTRDKDALTEDGVEHVLNELVKMDFEFIICDSPAGIEHGALMALTFADEAIIVTNPEVSSVRDSDRILGILQAKSRRAQSGGEPVKEHLLITRYSPRRVENDEMLSYQDVQEILRIPLIGIIPESEAVLHASNQGNPAIHFKDTDVAQAYQDVVTRFLGQDVPLRYTHYEKPGFLQRLFGAK
- the minC gene encoding septum site-determining protein MinC produces the protein MPKSPSSLPIEIKISTVVAISTILHSADPIAIDAALKQMTGGVSDFFEDEFAVIDVAAIADEAAQVDWPALVGLLKQYRLNAVAVRGAPIGAQTAIRAHGLFLDEGSSGSHVGGQREAAPPSEPAPAPQPGPAPAPAPAPVAPAPAAAPLQAMIIDTPVRAGQRIYARGTDLIITAVVNNGAEIIADGSIHVYAPLHGRALAGASGDAGARIFALALEPELVSIAGVYRTFDDGFPAELSRQPAQIRLVGDRIDISSLGSGQRH
- a CDS encoding acetyl-CoA C-acetyltransferase; its protein translation is MEDVVIVAAGRTAIGKFGGTLSKIPATELGAQVIKHLLAKTGIDPASVSEVIMGQVLTAGAGQNPARQAVIKSGMPDSVPASTLNVVCGSGLRATHLAAQAIKCGDAEIVIAGGQENMSASPHVLNGSRDGFRMGDAKLTDTMIVDGLWDAYNQYHMGVTAENVARKYEVSRQEQDEFALASQNKAEAAMKAGKFKDEIIPIEIPSKKGPTVFDTDEYPKHGATLEGLSSLRPAFNKEGSVTAGNASGINDGAAAVIMMSASKARELGLTPLARIKAYALSGLDPAIMGMGPVPAARLCLEKAGWTHEDLDLMEINEAFAAQAVAVNKQMGWDTSKINVNGGAIALGHPIGASGARVLVTLIHEMVRRDAKKGLASLCIGGGMGVALAIER